One genomic segment of Impatiens glandulifera chromosome 6, dImpGla2.1, whole genome shotgun sequence includes these proteins:
- the LOC124942148 gene encoding protein MAK16 homolog: protein MQHDELIWHVIRHNHCSYMAKLETGNFCRNLYNVTGICNRSSCPLANSRYGTIREHEGVFFLYMKTIERAHTPNKLWERVKLPRNYEKSLEIIDKHMMYWPQLLVHKTKQRLTKMTQMRIRMRKLALKTREKIMTTPRKDMKRESRREEKAEKAALLEKTIETELIERLHKGVYGEIYNYPEKEYKKVLDVEAGQAVEEEEEELEEEYETEYVEGDYEEEEYEPEFVEGDDELVDIEDMGAMSIADDNDEETVEKKRPRKGSKDGRGDAKSKKKSKVIVEVEHDDGDLRQMATL, encoded by the exons ATGCAGCACGACGAGCTTATATGGCATGTGATTCGTCACAATCACTGCAGTTACATGGCGAA GTTGGAAACGGGTAATTTCTGCCGTAACTTATATAATGTTACTGGTATCTGCAATCGGAGTTCATGTCCCTTAGCGAATAGTCGTTATGGAACCATTAGGGAACATGAAG GTGTATTCTTCTTGTATATGAAGACTATAGAAAGAGCTCATACGCCAAACAAGTTGTGGGAAAGAGTTAAGCTGCCAAGGAACTATGAGAAGTCCTTGGAAATTATTGACAAGCATATG ATGTACTGGCCACAGCTTCTGGTACACAAGACGAAGCAGCGGTTGACTAAAATGACCCAGATGCGGATCCGAATGAGGAAGCTTGCTTTGAAGACAAG GGAAAAGATAATGACAACTCCTAGGAAAGACATGAAGCGGGAGTCTAGGAGAGAGGAGAAGGCTGAAAAGGCAGCACTTCTAGAGAAG ACTATTGAGACGGAGTTGATCGAACGACTCCACAAGGGGGTGTATGGTGAGATATACAACTATCCGGAAAAAGAATATAAGAAGGTTCTTGATGTTGAGGCCGGTCAAGCTGTtgaagaggaggaagaggagCTAGAGGAG GAATATGAGACAGAGTATGTTGAAGGAGACTATGAAGAGGAG GAATATGAGCCAGAGTTTGTTGAAGGAGATGATGAACTCGTAGATATAGAAGATATGGGCGCTATGTCCATAGCTGATG ATAATGATGAAGAAACTGTTGAAAAGAAGAGACCCAGAAAGGGTTCTAAAGATGGACGGGGTGATGCTAAATCAAAGAAGAAATCTAAAGTGATTGTTGAG GTTGAGCATGATGATGGCGATTTAAGACAGATGGCTACCCTTTGA